A stretch of Paludisphaera borealis DNA encodes these proteins:
- the glnE gene encoding bifunctional [glutamate--ammonia ligase]-adenylyl-L-tyrosine phosphorylase/[glutamate--ammonia-ligase] adenylyltransferase, producing MHAHRLLSKLANLEDAREWLVGLGVRDAKRGVDDLLDLVGRCGSDSNDVVVRILEQLEVLLPRCSDPGMALTNLDRYVAALATPRGGLARLAVRPRATETLLQVFSTSQHLSEVLIRSPELIDWLQSGAERRDRQTLIDDLWNILTRSEPADDHRLALRRFRLRETLRIGYNDIVRGFPLEVTTVDLSNLADACVEAATRLARASVESRYGTPMRADGEPARFVVLGLGKLGGTELNYSSDIDLIFMYDEDGMTRGPRVVSSSEFFARMGGEVVRLLADHTQLGMAYRVDMRLRPEGDQGVLVRSFDATMGYYVTRGRTWERQALIKCRPVAGDLDLGRGFIEAITPFIYRRYLSASEIAEIKALKRRIEQRTASAGRAEVEVKTGRGGIRDVEFVVQFLQLLHGGEYPEVRGPNTFEAIDRLEQLGSLTAEERAVMDGTYRFLRQVEHRLQILFDRQTHEMPRDIEDLRTLAIRMGYTAQGALDERSGPAHRFLADYKSKTELNRRILDHILHDAFLDDAGAEADPVVDLVLDPDPSDELVAEVLGRYPFRDRAGAYQNLMALAREDFPFLSHARCRHFLASIAPRLMQALGQTADPDLTLANLEKVSASLGAKAILWELFNFNPPSLRLYVDLCATSQLVSRLLITNPGMIDDLMDSLVIDRPLPGAAIKAELAELTKGAEDLAPILWSFRNKEWVRIGTRDVLGREPIREVTRELADVAEAVVGQIARNQWTQRAKRFGVPTRATDGARDRWAILALGRLGGRELNYHSDLDLVFLHESDGQTMRGVDTTSNQQFVTEVAQRMLKALGRDALTGTLYQVDTRLRPHGAAGPLVNTLESFTHYYETAAQSWERLALTRGRVIFATGGFGREVGEALRAILTAPVDPATIGPEVAAMRRRLEDSRSRNDLKRGIGGLADVEFIVQYLMLVNAAQRPDVLRTNLWDGLDALLKAGVLPADMHAELRDIYNFLRSVEARLRLVHDRAGTELPEDPDDLTRLARRLNYDAADPTLAVSTFLLDSARFTTRARAIFQQIILSEDKPEA from the coding sequence TTGCACGCCCATCGGCTCCTGAGCAAGCTCGCAAACCTGGAAGACGCGCGCGAGTGGCTGGTCGGTCTGGGCGTTCGCGACGCCAAACGGGGCGTCGATGATCTGCTCGATCTGGTCGGCCGCTGCGGTTCGGACTCGAACGACGTCGTCGTGAGAATCCTTGAGCAGCTCGAAGTCCTCCTCCCGCGTTGCTCCGATCCGGGCATGGCGCTCACGAACCTCGATCGTTACGTCGCGGCCCTGGCGACCCCGCGAGGCGGCCTTGCGAGGCTGGCCGTGCGGCCGAGGGCGACCGAGACGCTGCTTCAGGTTTTCAGCACCAGCCAGCATCTCAGCGAGGTCTTGATCCGCAGTCCCGAGCTGATCGACTGGTTGCAGTCAGGCGCCGAGCGTCGCGATCGCCAGACCCTGATCGACGACCTCTGGAACATCCTGACCAGGAGCGAACCGGCCGACGATCATCGGCTGGCCCTCCGCCGGTTCCGGCTCCGCGAGACGCTCCGCATCGGCTACAACGACATCGTCCGGGGTTTCCCGCTCGAAGTCACCACCGTCGACCTCTCGAACCTGGCCGACGCCTGCGTCGAAGCGGCGACGCGGCTGGCGCGGGCGTCGGTCGAATCGCGTTACGGAACGCCGATGCGAGCCGACGGCGAGCCCGCTCGGTTCGTGGTCCTGGGCCTGGGCAAGCTCGGCGGGACCGAGCTGAACTACAGCTCGGACATCGACCTGATCTTCATGTACGACGAGGACGGGATGACGCGGGGGCCTCGGGTCGTCTCGTCGTCCGAGTTCTTCGCGCGGATGGGGGGCGAGGTGGTCCGGCTGCTGGCCGATCACACCCAGCTCGGCATGGCGTACCGCGTCGACATGCGGCTGCGGCCGGAGGGCGACCAGGGGGTCCTCGTCCGCTCGTTCGACGCCACGATGGGCTATTACGTCACGCGCGGTCGGACGTGGGAGCGCCAGGCGCTCATCAAGTGCCGGCCGGTCGCCGGCGACCTCGATCTCGGCCGCGGCTTCATCGAAGCCATCACGCCGTTCATCTACCGACGCTATTTGAGCGCCTCGGAGATCGCGGAAATCAAGGCGCTCAAGCGGCGGATCGAGCAGCGGACGGCCTCGGCGGGACGGGCCGAAGTCGAGGTCAAGACCGGCCGCGGCGGCATTCGCGACGTCGAGTTCGTCGTCCAGTTCCTCCAGCTCCTGCACGGCGGCGAATACCCCGAGGTCCGCGGCCCTAACACGTTCGAAGCCATCGACCGCCTCGAACAGCTCGGGTCGCTCACCGCCGAAGAGCGCGCCGTGATGGACGGCACCTACCGGTTTCTCAGGCAGGTCGAGCACCGGCTCCAGATTCTCTTCGACCGCCAGACCCACGAGATGCCGCGCGACATCGAAGACCTGCGCACCCTGGCGATCCGGATGGGATACACCGCGCAAGGCGCGCTCGACGAACGGTCCGGCCCGGCCCATCGGTTCCTCGCCGACTACAAGAGCAAGACCGAGCTGAACCGCCGCATCCTCGACCATATCCTCCACGACGCCTTTCTCGATGACGCGGGCGCCGAGGCCGATCCGGTCGTCGACCTGGTCCTCGACCCCGATCCTAGCGATGAACTCGTCGCCGAAGTGCTCGGACGATACCCGTTCCGCGACCGCGCCGGCGCGTATCAGAACTTGATGGCGCTGGCGCGCGAGGATTTCCCGTTCCTGTCGCACGCGCGCTGCCGGCACTTCCTGGCGTCGATCGCGCCTCGGCTGATGCAAGCCCTCGGCCAGACCGCCGACCCCGACCTGACGCTCGCGAACCTCGAAAAAGTCTCGGCCTCGCTCGGCGCTAAGGCGATCCTCTGGGAGCTGTTCAACTTCAACCCACCGAGCCTGCGGCTGTACGTCGATCTCTGCGCGACCAGCCAGTTGGTCTCACGGCTCTTGATCACGAACCCCGGCATGATCGACGATTTGATGGATTCTCTGGTCATCGACCGGCCGCTCCCGGGCGCGGCGATCAAGGCCGAACTCGCCGAGCTGACCAAGGGCGCGGAAGACCTCGCGCCGATCCTCTGGAGTTTCCGCAACAAGGAGTGGGTGCGCATCGGCACGCGCGACGTGCTGGGGCGCGAACCGATCCGCGAGGTGACGCGCGAGCTGGCCGACGTCGCCGAGGCCGTCGTCGGCCAGATCGCGCGCAACCAGTGGACCCAGCGCGCCAAGCGGTTCGGCGTCCCAACGCGCGCGACCGACGGCGCGCGCGACCGGTGGGCGATCCTGGCTCTCGGCCGACTCGGCGGACGCGAGCTGAACTACCACAGCGACCTTGACCTCGTCTTCCTCCATGAGAGCGACGGACAGACGATGAGAGGCGTCGATACGACCTCGAATCAGCAGTTCGTGACCGAGGTCGCCCAGCGGATGCTCAAGGCGCTGGGGCGCGACGCCCTGACCGGGACGCTCTACCAGGTCGACACCCGGCTCCGACCCCACGGCGCCGCCGGGCCGCTGGTCAACACCCTGGAGTCGTTCACGCATTACTATGAGACCGCCGCGCAGTCATGGGAACGACTCGCACTGACGCGCGGGCGCGTGATCTTCGCCACCGGCGGCTTCGGCCGCGAGGTCGGCGAGGCGCTCCGCGCGATTCTCACAGCGCCCGTGGACCCGGCGACGATCGGCCCCGAAGTCGCCGCCATGCGCCGCCGGCTCGAAGATTCACGCAGCCGAAACGACCTCAAGCGGGGCATCGGCGGGTTGGCCGACGTCGAGTTCATCGTCCAGTATCTCATGCTCGTCAACGCCGCCCAACGGCCCGATGTGCTTCGTACGAATCTCTGGGACGGGCTCGACGCGCTCCTGAAAGCGGGCGTGCTCCCAGCCGACATGCACGCCGAGCTTCGCGACATCTACAACTTCCTCCGAAGCGTCGAGGCTCGGCTCCGGCTGGTCCACGACCGCGCGGGGACCGAGCTTCCAGAGGACCCCGACGACCTGACCCGACTCGCGCGTCGGCTCAACTACGACGCCGCCGATCCAACGCTCGCGGTCTCCACGTTCCTCCTCGACTCGGCCCGGTTCACCACCCGCGCCCGGGCGATCTTCCAGCAGATCATCCTGTCCGAAGACAAGCCGGAGGCGTGA
- the miaB gene encoding tRNA (N6-isopentenyl adenosine(37)-C2)-methylthiotransferase MiaB, which produces MADQPTSHPRKKLYIETVGCQMNVLDSELVVARLRDDGYELTTDIEEADAILYNTCSVRQHAEDKIYSALGRIKQLKKRKPELSIGVLGCMAQKDQNLILKRAPHVDIVVGPGQLARVPELLTIAKAEAKPQLAVSLARTAGSRDDVTSSFDNYDSDREPSVRPSPFQAYLRVMMGCDKFCTYCIVPSVRGPEQSRPPDGIVAEARALAGQGVKEITLIGQTVNSYKFREPDGRTTRLSDLLARLHDVEGVERIKFITNFPNDMTDDLLQAVRDLPKVSRYIHVPAQSGCDLVLKRMKRMYTVGFYEDMLARLRETIPGSSVSSDFIVGFCGETDESFQKTIGLVERSRFKNSFIFKYSPRTGTKADDLFADDVPEEVKKRRNHELLELQTAISLEDNMEFVGRETTVLVEGRSRSTTRREGWDGVDQLSGRTHCDRIVVFDGPERLIGRMVQVRIENASGVTLFGQVVTAERIASSV; this is translated from the coding sequence ATGGCCGATCAGCCGACCTCGCATCCGCGTAAGAAGTTATACATCGAGACGGTCGGCTGCCAGATGAACGTTCTGGACAGCGAGCTCGTCGTTGCGCGGTTGCGCGACGACGGATATGAGCTGACGACCGACATCGAGGAAGCCGACGCGATCCTCTACAACACCTGCTCGGTCCGCCAGCACGCCGAAGACAAGATCTACAGCGCCCTGGGACGGATCAAGCAGCTCAAGAAGCGCAAGCCCGAGCTGTCGATCGGGGTCCTCGGCTGCATGGCGCAGAAGGATCAGAACCTGATCCTGAAGCGGGCGCCGCACGTCGACATCGTCGTCGGCCCCGGCCAGCTCGCGCGGGTGCCCGAACTCTTGACGATCGCCAAGGCCGAGGCGAAGCCGCAGCTCGCCGTGAGCCTGGCGCGCACCGCCGGGTCGCGCGACGACGTCACGTCGAGCTTCGACAACTACGACTCCGACCGCGAGCCCTCGGTCCGGCCCAGTCCGTTCCAGGCGTATCTCCGCGTGATGATGGGCTGCGACAAGTTCTGCACCTACTGCATCGTGCCGTCGGTCCGAGGCCCCGAGCAGAGCCGGCCGCCCGACGGCATCGTCGCCGAGGCCCGCGCCCTCGCCGGCCAGGGGGTGAAGGAGATCACCCTCATCGGTCAGACGGTCAACAGCTACAAGTTCCGCGAGCCCGACGGCCGCACCACGCGGCTCTCGGACCTCCTGGCCCGGCTCCACGACGTCGAAGGCGTCGAGCGGATCAAGTTCATCACGAACTTCCCCAACGACATGACCGACGACCTGCTCCAGGCCGTCCGCGACCTCCCCAAGGTCTCGCGCTATATCCACGTCCCCGCCCAGAGCGGCTGCGACCTGGTCCTCAAGCGCATGAAGCGGATGTACACGGTCGGCTTCTACGAAGACATGCTGGCCCGGCTTCGCGAGACGATCCCCGGCTCGTCGGTTTCGAGCGACTTCATCGTGGGGTTCTGCGGCGAGACGGACGAGTCGTTCCAGAAGACCATCGGCCTGGTCGAGCGGTCGCGGTTCAAGAACAGCTTCATCTTCAAGTACAGCCCCCGGACCGGCACGAAGGCCGACGACCTGTTCGCCGACGACGTCCCGGAGGAGGTCAAGAAGCGCCGCAATCATGAGTTGCTGGAGCTTCAGACGGCGATCAGCCTGGAAGACAACATGGAGTTCGTGGGGCGGGAAACGACCGTCCTGGTCGAAGGCCGGAGCCGTTCGACGACGCGTCGGGAGGGCTGGGACGGCGTCGATCAGTTGTCGGGCCGGACGCACTGCGACCGCATCGTGGTGTTCGACGGCCCCGAGCGGTTGATCGGTCGGATGGTTCAGGTCCGGATCGAGAACGCCAGCGGCGTAACCTTGTTCGGACAGGTTGTGACGGCCGAGCGAATCGCGTCTTCGGTGTGA
- a CDS encoding 3-keto-disaccharide hydrolase, whose protein sequence is MRIALLALVLMGYPPDDEAPRSLFDGKSLNGWIAEGASEFQRDGKTVPVWTVHDGLLSCKGKGFGFLRFKEREFDDFTLHLEFRMAPGCNSGLGIRTGAFNPEQSRATRPSFYSYEIQLADDSGKPPTPHSTGSLYRYVAPKENAIKPAGQWNTIEVTCIGPKIRVSLNGKLIQDVDQSALEPLKTKPLRGFICLQNHGGDIEFRAIEVKERKAGDRGRVDRSSDRNVLSAR, encoded by the coding sequence ATGCGGATCGCGTTGCTCGCCTTGGTGTTGATGGGATATCCCCCCGATGATGAAGCGCCCCGGTCGCTGTTCGACGGCAAGAGCCTGAACGGTTGGATCGCCGAGGGGGCGTCGGAGTTCCAGCGCGACGGCAAGACCGTCCCGGTCTGGACGGTTCACGACGGCCTGCTCTCGTGCAAGGGCAAGGGGTTCGGGTTCCTCCGGTTCAAGGAGCGGGAGTTCGACGACTTCACGCTCCATCTCGAATTCCGGATGGCGCCCGGCTGCAACAGCGGCCTGGGGATTCGCACCGGCGCCTTCAACCCCGAGCAATCGCGGGCCACGCGGCCGTCGTTCTACTCGTACGAGATCCAGCTCGCCGACGATTCGGGGAAGCCCCCCACGCCGCACAGCACCGGCTCACTCTACCGGTACGTCGCCCCGAAGGAGAACGCGATCAAGCCGGCCGGCCAGTGGAACACGATCGAGGTCACCTGCATCGGACCGAAGATCCGCGTTTCGCTCAACGGCAAGCTGATCCAGGACGTCGACCAGAGCGCGCTCGAGCCGCTGAAGACGAAGCCGCTGCGAGGCTTCATCTGCCTTCAGAACCACGGCGGCGACATCGAGTTCCGGGCCATCGAGGTCAAGGAGCGGAAGGCCGGCGATCGGGGCCGGGTCGATCGATCATCGGATCGAAACGTCCTCAGCGCGCGTTAG
- the pckA gene encoding phosphoenolpyruvate carboxykinase (ATP), translating to MSDNRNDVSRAWGLEKLGIERRASTYWNPPTAVLYEHAVRRQEGLIAYGGALVVDTGAHTGRAPNDKFTIDEPGSRDKIWWGVSNHPLSEESFERVWARQRAYMADKELYVQDCYGGADPRYRLPVRIVTEYAWHSLFVRDLLIREHAHDVLRAFVPEFTIIDTPHLSADPATDGTHSGTFILVHLAKKLVLIGGTQYAGEIKKSVFSLLNYLLPQRGVLGMHCSANYGRDKDDVALFFGLSGTGKTTLSTSPDRRLIGDDEHGWSDDGVFNFEGGCYAKVIGIHAESEPEIYETTRMFGTVLENVVIDPETRKLDLDSKRLTENTRAAYPITHVPGADPEGLGGHPRNIFLLTYDAFGVLPPIARLTPEQAMYHYLTGYTSKVAGTEEGVNEPQVVFSPCFGAPFLPLHPKVYARLLGKKIAEHQARCWLVNTGVTGGPYGVGKRIAMPITRSLINSALAGELDDVPTKVNEAFHLSALSRVPRLPPDVLDPRASWPDPEAYDRKAAELARRFEENHRRIDVEI from the coding sequence ATGAGCGACAACCGGAACGACGTGTCCCGAGCGTGGGGACTCGAAAAGCTGGGGATCGAGCGCCGAGCTTCCACGTACTGGAACCCGCCCACGGCCGTCTTGTACGAGCACGCCGTCCGGCGGCAAGAAGGACTGATCGCGTACGGCGGGGCGCTCGTCGTCGACACCGGCGCGCACACCGGTCGGGCGCCCAATGACAAGTTCACGATCGACGAGCCGGGCAGCCGTGACAAGATCTGGTGGGGCGTCAGTAATCATCCGCTCTCCGAAGAGTCGTTCGAGCGTGTCTGGGCCCGGCAGCGGGCCTACATGGCCGACAAAGAGCTTTACGTCCAGGATTGCTATGGAGGGGCCGACCCGCGCTACCGGCTCCCCGTCCGGATCGTCACCGAATACGCGTGGCACAGCCTGTTCGTCCGCGACCTGCTGATCCGCGAGCACGCTCACGACGTGCTCCGAGCTTTCGTCCCCGAATTCACGATCATCGACACCCCCCACCTGTCCGCCGACCCCGCGACCGACGGCACCCACTCGGGGACCTTCATCCTGGTACACCTGGCGAAGAAGCTGGTGCTGATCGGCGGCACGCAGTACGCGGGCGAGATCAAGAAGTCGGTCTTCTCGCTGCTGAACTACCTGCTGCCGCAGCGCGGCGTCCTCGGCATGCACTGCTCGGCCAACTACGGCCGCGACAAGGACGACGTCGCGCTCTTCTTCGGGCTTTCGGGGACCGGCAAGACGACCCTCTCGACCTCGCCCGACCGCCGCCTGATCGGCGACGACGAGCACGGCTGGAGCGACGACGGCGTCTTCAATTTCGAAGGCGGCTGCTACGCCAAGGTGATCGGCATTCATGCAGAGAGCGAGCCCGAGATCTACGAGACGACCCGGATGTTCGGCACGGTGCTCGAGAACGTCGTCATCGACCCGGAGACTCGGAAACTCGACCTCGACAGCAAGCGATTGACCGAGAACACCCGCGCCGCGTATCCAATCACGCACGTCCCGGGGGCCGACCCCGAGGGCCTCGGCGGCCATCCCCGAAACATCTTCCTGCTGACGTACGATGCCTTCGGCGTGCTGCCGCCGATCGCCCGGCTGACCCCCGAGCAGGCGATGTACCACTATCTGACCGGTTACACATCGAAAGTCGCCGGAACCGAGGAAGGCGTCAACGAGCCGCAAGTCGTCTTCAGCCCGTGCTTCGGAGCGCCGTTCCTGCCGCTTCATCCCAAGGTCTACGCCCGGCTGCTCGGCAAGAAGATCGCCGAGCATCAGGCGCGGTGCTGGCTGGTGAACACCGGCGTGACCGGCGGACCGTACGGCGTCGGCAAGCGGATCGCGATGCCGATCACCCGGTCGCTGATCAACTCAGCCCTGGCCGGCGAGCTGGACGACGTGCCCACGAAGGTCAACGAGGCGTTCCATCTCAGCGCGCTGAGCCGGGTCCCCAGGCTGCCGCCCGACGTCCTCGACCCGCGCGCCTCATGGCCCGACCCCGAAGCCTACGACCGCAAGGCGGCCGAGCTGGCACGGCGGTTCGAGGAGAATCATCGCAGGATCGACGTCGAGATCTGA
- the hpnR gene encoding hopanoid C-3 methylase HpnR: MKILAAHPSSLMYTKIFLRLEPLGIETIAAELRRSGHDVRLIDLQVDDHAAYFREIESWRPDVVAFSCNYLANIPEIVDLAKATKDRLPDVFFFVGGHSASFVAADMIAHSDGAIDCVLKGEGEATVARLIEAAASDRDPASLIELPGVVTAAGAGPAPAFVRNLDDHHPARDLLRHRRKYFIGVLDPCASIEFSRGCPWDCSFCSAWTFYGRSYRVKSAEASVDELASIREPGVFIVDDVAFIQAEHGMAIGEGIARRGIRKQYYLETRGDVLLRNKDVFRFWKTLGLQYMFLGVEAIDEDGLKRFRKRVTLSKNFEALEFARSLGIMVAINIIADPSWDHQQFEVIRQWCLEIPEIVNISVNTPYPGTESWVTEARKLTTRDYRLFDIQHAVLPTKLPLHEFYGELVRTQQVLNRKHLGWRAVGALAGILANNLSRGQTNTLRMLWKFNSVFNPQLQLADHRQTVKYEMSTPPPHRDVVDPNTLYIHPARGRRGRAIDADTENFVEQTRINGKPAV, encoded by the coding sequence ATGAAAATACTGGCCGCTCATCCCAGCTCGTTGATGTACACGAAGATCTTCCTCCGTCTCGAACCGTTGGGAATCGAGACGATTGCCGCCGAGCTTCGCCGCTCGGGGCACGACGTCCGCCTGATCGACTTGCAGGTCGACGACCACGCGGCGTACTTCCGCGAGATCGAGAGCTGGCGTCCGGACGTTGTCGCATTCTCATGCAACTACCTGGCGAACATTCCGGAGATCGTCGACCTGGCGAAGGCGACCAAGGATCGCCTGCCCGACGTGTTTTTCTTCGTCGGCGGCCACAGCGCGTCCTTTGTCGCGGCCGACATGATCGCGCACAGCGACGGCGCGATCGACTGCGTGCTCAAGGGAGAGGGGGAGGCCACGGTCGCGAGGCTCATCGAAGCCGCCGCGTCCGATCGCGACCCCGCGAGCCTGATCGAACTTCCCGGCGTCGTCACGGCGGCGGGCGCGGGCCCCGCTCCCGCGTTCGTCCGCAACCTCGACGACCACCATCCCGCGCGCGACTTGCTGCGCCATCGGCGCAAGTACTTCATCGGCGTCCTCGATCCATGCGCCTCGATCGAGTTCAGCCGAGGCTGCCCGTGGGATTGCTCGTTTTGCAGCGCCTGGACGTTTTACGGCCGGAGCTATCGAGTCAAATCGGCCGAGGCGTCGGTCGACGAGCTGGCCTCGATCCGCGAGCCCGGCGTCTTCATCGTCGACGACGTGGCGTTCATCCAGGCCGAGCACGGCATGGCGATAGGCGAGGGGATCGCGCGGCGGGGGATTCGCAAGCAGTATTACCTCGAAACCCGGGGCGACGTCCTCCTTCGCAACAAGGACGTCTTCCGGTTCTGGAAGACGCTCGGACTTCAGTATATGTTCCTCGGCGTCGAGGCGATCGATGAGGATGGGCTCAAGCGGTTCCGCAAGCGGGTGACGCTTTCGAAGAACTTCGAGGCGCTCGAATTCGCCCGGTCGCTCGGCATTATGGTGGCGATCAACATCATCGCCGACCCCTCGTGGGACCATCAGCAATTCGAGGTGATCCGTCAGTGGTGCCTGGAGATCCCCGAGATCGTCAACATCAGCGTCAACACGCCGTATCCGGGCACCGAGAGCTGGGTGACGGAGGCGCGTAAGCTGACCACGCGCGACTACCGGCTGTTCGACATCCAGCACGCGGTGCTCCCCACCAAACTGCCGCTCCACGAATTCTACGGCGAGTTGGTGCGGACGCAGCAGGTCTTGAACCGCAAGCACCTGGGATGGCGCGCGGTGGGGGCGTTGGCCGGCATCCTGGCCAACAACCTCAGCCGAGGGCAGACCAACACGCTGCGGATGCTCTGGAAGTTCAACAGCGTCTTCAACCCCCAACTCCAACTCGCCGACCACCGCCAGACGGTCAAGTACGAGATGAGCACGCCGCCGCCGCACCGCGACGTCGTCGATCCCAACACGCTTTACATCCACCCGGCGCGCGGGCGTCGCGGCCGGGCGATCGACGCCGACACCGAGAACTTCGTCGAGCAGACGCGGATCAACGGCAAGCCGGCCGTGTGA
- a CDS encoding SMI1/KNR4 family protein — protein MACQLGALVNCWMAWGGIESSLAPDDEVLATGFAETDVCRPPADPGAIAAWENRHGFRLPTGLRAWLLLSNGLYRGGPLIHPITAIGPMVIFARMNELLIQPESWFELGNPNIETVCVDLAYRWPGGGHPIFVSGDDEAGTSPRIIARSFEEWFLELLRQGGREYWLDPGSTDLGDPWAAHRRFTPQPELPGRLRRFAAEVRSLVSARVDEREIAARTGLSNDDVEAIIRHVQHVPPDFAPS, from the coding sequence ATGGCGTGCCAGCTCGGCGCGCTGGTGAATTGTTGGATGGCCTGGGGCGGGATCGAGTCGAGCCTTGCGCCCGACGACGAGGTTCTGGCGACCGGTTTCGCCGAGACCGACGTCTGCCGGCCCCCCGCCGATCCCGGTGCCATCGCGGCGTGGGAGAACCGTCACGGGTTCCGCCTGCCCACGGGCCTTCGCGCCTGGCTGCTGCTCTCCAACGGCCTCTACCGCGGCGGCCCGCTGATCCACCCGATCACCGCGATCGGTCCGATGGTCATCTTCGCGCGGATGAACGAGCTGTTGATCCAGCCGGAAAGCTGGTTCGAGCTGGGCAACCCCAACATCGAAACGGTCTGCGTCGATCTGGCCTACCGCTGGCCCGGCGGCGGCCATCCAATCTTCGTCTCGGGCGACGACGAGGCCGGCACCTCCCCTCGGATCATCGCCCGGAGCTTTGAAGAGTGGTTTCTCGAACTGCTCCGCCAGGGAGGCCGGGAATACTGGCTGGACCCGGGTTCGACGGATCTCGGCGACCCCTGGGCGGCGCATCGGCGGTTCACGCCGCAGCCCGAGTTGCCCGGCCGTCTCCGTCGATTCGCCGCCGAGGTCCGTTCGCTGGTTTCGGCCCGCGTCGACGAACGCGAGATCGCGGCGCGAACCGGCCTGAGCAACGACGATGTGGAAGCGATCATCCGACACGTTCAGCACGTCCCGCCGGATTTCGCCCCCTCGTGA